A region from the Sutcliffiella horikoshii genome encodes:
- a CDS encoding GrpB family protein has protein sequence MRKTNIQPWTKEWEVAYDQEQKLLKEVLKDELVDIFHIGSTSVPAIGYAKPIIDILIVVKEIEKVDRYNEALRKVEYEPKGENGIAGRRYFPKGKQHRTHHVHIFQVGNEHIQTHLDFKMYLMAHPEDAKAYGELKLELARQFPDNHHMYQEGKQDFVNELAERARSWKANR, from the coding sequence TTGAGAAAAACCAACATTCAACCATGGACCAAAGAATGGGAAGTCGCATATGACCAAGAACAGAAACTACTAAAAGAAGTCCTAAAAGATGAATTAGTAGATATTTTTCATATCGGAAGTACATCTGTCCCGGCAATCGGTTATGCCAAACCCATCATTGATATTTTGATTGTGGTAAAAGAAATTGAAAAGGTTGATCGGTACAATGAAGCGTTACGAAAAGTGGAGTATGAACCGAAAGGCGAGAACGGGATAGCAGGGAGGAGGTACTTCCCAAAAGGCAAGCAACACAGAACACACCATGTACATATCTTTCAGGTCGGCAATGAACATATACAAACACATCTGGATTTTAAAATGTATCTCATGGCACATCCAGAAGATGCAAAAGCATATGGAGAGTTGAAACTGGAATTAGCAAGGCAGTTTCCTGATAACCATCATATGTATCAAGAGGGAAAGCAGGATTTTGTGAATGAGTTGGCGGAGAGGGCGAGAAGTTGGAAGGCTAATAGATGA
- a CDS encoding MBL fold metallo-hydrolase, with protein MLNKITPSVYYSSNNDARERPTLGLVCGDKYSLVIDSGNSAQHAQDFLKEVDALDVPPVKYLIITHGHWDHFLGLNEFETTIIVNKRTNQILNDWQSYSFDDNRFKTM; from the coding sequence ATGCTAAATAAAATTACGCCGTCTGTTTATTATTCATCCAACAACGATGCTAGAGAGCGACCAACTTTGGGATTAGTCTGTGGGGATAAATATAGCTTAGTAATAGATTCAGGAAATTCCGCTCAACATGCTCAAGATTTTTTAAAAGAAGTGGACGCACTTGATGTACCTCCAGTTAAATATTTGATCATTACCCATGGACATTGGGATCATTTCTTAGGATTAAATGAATTTGAGACCACGATCATAGTAAATAAGCGCACCAATCAAATTTTAAACGATTGGCAAAGCTATTCTTTTGATGATAATCGCTTCAAAACTATGTAG
- a CDS encoding MBL fold metallo-hydrolase: MSRQCLEIIRTELPMRDSFKLKPADMIFENSLTIDLGNKVCIIETIIGTHSEDSTIIYVPDDKVLFLGDSAYGTTTDSLFHYKQSLLIPMIKDIQKYDAHFFILGHESMCVLEEMNLYWKELISSSDATDSTSLEIAMKCFENKNNRIPNSNEQFFIQAFVNDQILKSRV; the protein is encoded by the coding sequence ATGTCTCGTCAATGTCTGGAGATCATTAGAACTGAACTTCCCATGAGGGATTCCTTTAAGTTGAAACCTGCTGATATGATATTTGAGAATTCGCTTACTATTGATCTTGGAAACAAGGTTTGTATCATCGAAACAATTATTGGTACCCACAGCGAAGATTCAACCATTATATATGTGCCTGACGATAAAGTCCTTTTCTTAGGTGATAGTGCTTATGGAACGACAACAGATTCTTTATTCCATTACAAGCAATCATTATTAATACCGATGATTAAGGATATTCAGAAATACGATGCTCATTTCTTCATTCTTGGGCACGAATCGATGTGTGTTTTAGAGGAAATGAATCTTTACTGGAAAGAACTTATTTCCTCAAGCGACGCCACAGATTCTACATCATTAGAAATAGCCATGAAATGTTTCGAGAACAAGAATAACAGGATACCTAATTCAAATGAACAATTTTTTATACAAGCCTTTGTAAATGACCAGATTTTAAAATCAAGAGTTTAA
- a CDS encoding alpha/beta fold hydrolase: protein MGYFVTVENDVNLYVEDINPGGNKTVVFLHGWPLNHKQFEYQFNVLPSMGYRCIGIDWRGFGKSDKPMNGYTFNRLADDIRTVVGTLQLNNFTLVGHSTGGAIAIRYMSRHNGLGVSKLVLIDAAAPTGFTTETADELLTETLNDRPKMIQEVMDTFFFQYITKPFSDWFLQMGLQAASWSTAAIIITLRDEKLHADLSKINVPTLIIHGIHDKVIPFAQAHELNQKIKNSQLVPFQYSGHGPFWEERDKVNQLLTQFI, encoded by the coding sequence ATGGGATACTTTGTTACTGTAGAAAATGATGTGAATTTATATGTTGAAGATATTAACCCGGGGGGAAATAAGACCGTTGTGTTTTTACATGGTTGGCCGTTAAACCATAAGCAGTTTGAATATCAGTTTAATGTTCTTCCTTCTATGGGTTACCGCTGTATTGGTATAGACTGGAGGGGCTTTGGCAAATCGGATAAACCAATGAATGGCTATACTTTTAACAGACTTGCAGATGATATTCGCACAGTAGTTGGTACACTTCAATTAAACAATTTTACTCTTGTAGGTCACTCTACCGGTGGGGCTATCGCCATTCGGTATATGTCTCGTCACAACGGTTTGGGGGTATCGAAGCTTGTACTTATTGATGCGGCCGCACCAACAGGATTTACTACAGAAACGGCCGATGAACTTCTTACGGAAACCCTAAATGACCGCCCAAAGATGATACAGGAAGTAATGGATACCTTTTTCTTCCAGTATATTACTAAACCATTCTCGGACTGGTTTTTGCAAATGGGATTACAGGCAGCAAGTTGGTCGACAGCTGCTATTATTATTACATTAAGAGATGAGAAGCTGCATGCGGATCTTTCAAAAATAAATGTCCCTACCTTAATCATTCACGGTATTCATGATAAAGTCATTCCATTTGCACAGGCTCACGAGCTAAACCAAAAAATAAAAAATTCACAGCTAGTCCCATTCCAATATAGTGGTCATGGTCCTTTCTGGGAAGAACGTGACAAGGTTAACCAGCTATTAACACAATTTATTTAG
- a CDS encoding DUF2500 domain-containing protein, translating into MVDPYAMGAGDAMFQIVPIFIGIIFVIVIGSILISVFKGIGEWQKNEQSPKLSVPAVVTSKRIEVTKRSNMHHHNDTHHHHSSSTRYFVTFEFESGDRLEFHVSGKEYGLLSEGDYGVLSFQGTRYLGFQRDIEKKESL; encoded by the coding sequence ATGGTAGATCCATATGCTATGGGGGCTGGCGATGCTATGTTTCAGATTGTACCGATTTTTATTGGCATTATTTTTGTGATCGTTATCGGTAGTATCTTGATTTCGGTTTTTAAAGGCATTGGGGAGTGGCAGAAAAATGAGCAGTCACCAAAGCTAAGTGTGCCAGCTGTTGTTACATCAAAACGGATAGAAGTTACCAAAAGGTCCAATATGCATCATCACAACGACACCCATCACCACCATTCTTCCAGCACAAGATATTTTGTTACGTTCGAGTTTGAGAGTGGTGACCGTTTGGAATTTCATGTTTCTGGTAAGGAGTATGGGTTACTTTCGGAAGGTGACTATGGTGTATTAAGCTTTCAAGGGACTCGGTATTTAGGTTTCCAGAGAGACATAGAGAAGAAGGAGAGTTTATGA
- a CDS encoding GNAT family N-acetyltransferase, with translation MRIQLRNENWLEVREYRKEDFIHINRLNAEEKWNNLVENKDSTREAWDHSTITYVAEINGQLVGYIRGLTDQSVTLYICELLVDRTYRGSGIGEILLNYVHHLYPTTRIEMLANSDSRTFYEQKGYRTFYGFRKTSKE, from the coding sequence ATGCGTATACAACTGAGAAATGAAAACTGGCTTGAGGTTAGAGAGTATAGAAAAGAAGACTTTATACATATTAATAGATTAAATGCAGAGGAAAAGTGGAATAACCTTGTTGAAAATAAAGACAGTACAAGGGAAGCTTGGGATCATTCAACCATTACTTATGTTGCAGAAATAAACGGGCAGCTGGTTGGGTATATAAGGGGGCTTACAGATCAATCTGTTACCTTATACATCTGTGAATTATTAGTAGATCGTACCTATCGTGGCTCGGGGATTGGAGAAATATTGCTGAATTATGTTCATCACTTATACCCAACGACAAGGATTGAAATGTTGGCAAACAGTGATTCTCGAACTTTTTATGAGCAAAAAGGTTATAGAACGTTTTACGGATTTAGGAAGACAAGTAAAGAATAA